A single window of Nasonia vitripennis strain AsymCx chromosome 4, Nvit_psr_1.1, whole genome shotgun sequence DNA harbors:
- the LOC100121834 gene encoding gamma-1-syntrophin isoform X2: MQEQQCQQQQQQSQARGGLRQSMRVNPSKMCTPIEEKVEQNLKVRTGMVAVSDGKIKPIPTRLHLTMEVLKLQREDLESANHNKIPADTKERMVQITRQKVGGLGLSIKGGAEHKLPVLISRIYKGQAADQCGQLFVGDAIIKVNGEYITACNHDDAVNILRNAGDIVVLTVKHYRAAKPFLQKTEKEEKLDNASNGAAEDGWVSPSKLVASSPKASGHSRQGSNASTSSTKQKKWVDIVTVPLMMAYVTRYIFGTDKLRRNAFEVRGLNGARTGVIHCDDTAILSQWLKYIADNITSLTYLQMKLYNRNFGVGERIEYMGWVNEAVSNSNQLWQSYRPRFLALKGPDLLLFETPPCNIGDWSRCALTFKVYQTLFRVMRESENVDERQHCFLVQSPGKPPRYLSVETRQELLRIEAAWHTAVCSAVTHLKSKTFPITLNGRAAGLTLDWTQGFTLTFEGTTDPVWRYKFHQLRGSSDDGKSKLKLHFQEHDSIAIETKELECSQLQNLLFCIYAFITARVAAVDPTFLRSATP; encoded by the exons ATGCAGGAGCAGCAgtgccagcagcagcagcagcagtcacAGGCTCGCGGTGGCTTGAGGCAAAGTATGAGAGTCAACCCTAGCAAGATGTGCACTCCGATCGAGGAGAAGGTCGAGCAGAATCTCAAG GTGAGGACTGGTATGGTAGCAGTGAGCGATGGCAAAATCAAGCCTATACCGACAAGACTCCATCTTACGATGGAAGTTCTCAAGCTACAGAGAGAGGATTTGGAG TCAGCCAATCATAACAAGATACCTGCAGATACTAAAGAAAGAATGGTACAAATTACTCGTCAGAAGGTAGGAGGTCTGGGTCTCAGTATAAAGGGTGGAGCCGAACACAAGTTACCTGTACTGATATCTAGAATTTACAAGGGTCAGGCTGCAGATCAGTGTGGTCAACTCTTTGTTGGAGATGCTATTATTAAAG tCAATGGAGAATACATTACTGCGTGCAATCATGATGATGCTGTGAATATCCTTCGAAATGCTGGCGATATTGTGGTTTTAACTGTTAAGCACTATCGAGCAGCAAAGCCATTTTTACAGAAAACAG AGAAGGAAGAAAAGTTAGACAATGCTAGTAATGGAGCTGCAGAAGATGGGTGGGTTTCGCCTAGTAAACTAGTTGCAAGCAGTCCAAAAGCTAGTGGTCACAGTAGACAAGGTTCAAATGCTTCAACAAGCTCTACCAAGCAGAAGAAGTGGGTGGACATAGTTACAg TGCCCCTGATGATGGCATATGTGACAAGATACATCTTTGGCACTGACAAATTGAGACGAAACGCTTTCGAAGTTAGAGGTTTAAATGGAGCACGAACTGGAGTGATACATTGCGACGACACCGCGATTCTCAGTCAATGGCTCAAATACATTGCCGACAATATCACAAGTTTGACTTATCTGCAG ATGAAGTTGTACAATCGAAACTTTGGCGTTGGCGAGAGAATCGAGTACATGGGCTGGGTAAACGAAGCCGTGAGCAACAGTAACCAACTGTGGCAAAGCTACAGACCAAGGTTCTTGGCGCTCAAGGGTCCAGATTTACTTCTGTTTGAAACGCCTCCC TGTAACATAGGCGACTGGTCACGCTGTGCCCTCACCTTCAAGGTCTACCAGACGCTGTTCCGCGTGATGCGCGAATCCGAGAACGTGGACGAGCGTCAGCACTGCTTCCTGGTCCAGAGTCCGGGCAAGCCGCCGCGCTACCTCAGCGTGGAAACGCGACAGGAGCTTCTGCGAATCGAGGCTGCCTGGCACACCGCTGTCTGCTCTGCCGTCACGCATCTCAAG AGTAAAACTTTTCCTATAACACTGAATGGAAGAGCTGCCGGTCTTACGTTAGATTGGACACAAGGATTTACTTTGACATTTGAAGGGACGACGGATCCTGTTTGGAGGTACAAATTTCATCAACTTCGAGGCTCTAGCGATGATGGGAAGAGCAAACTGAAACTACATTTTCAGGAACACGATAGCATCGCTATTGAAACTAAG GAATTGGAATGTTCACAACTACAGAATTTATTATTCTGCATATACGCATTTATCACAGCAAGAGTCGCCGCGGTGGATCCGACATTTTTAAGATCGGCGACCCCGTAA
- the LOC100121834 gene encoding gamma-1-syntrophin isoform X1, translating to MQEQQCQQQQQQSQARGGLRQSMRVNPSKMCTPIEEKVEQNLKVRTGMVAVSDGKIKPIPTRLHLTMEVLKLQREDLEQSANHNKIPADTKERMVQITRQKVGGLGLSIKGGAEHKLPVLISRIYKGQAADQCGQLFVGDAIIKVNGEYITACNHDDAVNILRNAGDIVVLTVKHYRAAKPFLQKTEKEEKLDNASNGAAEDGWVSPSKLVASSPKASGHSRQGSNASTSSTKQKKWVDIVTVPLMMAYVTRYIFGTDKLRRNAFEVRGLNGARTGVIHCDDTAILSQWLKYIADNITSLTYLQMKLYNRNFGVGERIEYMGWVNEAVSNSNQLWQSYRPRFLALKGPDLLLFETPPCNIGDWSRCALTFKVYQTLFRVMRESENVDERQHCFLVQSPGKPPRYLSVETRQELLRIEAAWHTAVCSAVTHLKSKTFPITLNGRAAGLTLDWTQGFTLTFEGTTDPVWRYKFHQLRGSSDDGKSKLKLHFQEHDSIAIETKELECSQLQNLLFCIYAFITARVAAVDPTFLRSATP from the exons ATGCAGGAGCAGCAgtgccagcagcagcagcagcagtcacAGGCTCGCGGTGGCTTGAGGCAAAGTATGAGAGTCAACCCTAGCAAGATGTGCACTCCGATCGAGGAGAAGGTCGAGCAGAATCTCAAG GTGAGGACTGGTATGGTAGCAGTGAGCGATGGCAAAATCAAGCCTATACCGACAAGACTCCATCTTACGATGGAAGTTCTCAAGCTACAGAGAGAGGATTTGGAG CAGTCAGCCAATCATAACAAGATACCTGCAGATACTAAAGAAAGAATGGTACAAATTACTCGTCAGAAGGTAGGAGGTCTGGGTCTCAGTATAAAGGGTGGAGCCGAACACAAGTTACCTGTACTGATATCTAGAATTTACAAGGGTCAGGCTGCAGATCAGTGTGGTCAACTCTTTGTTGGAGATGCTATTATTAAAG tCAATGGAGAATACATTACTGCGTGCAATCATGATGATGCTGTGAATATCCTTCGAAATGCTGGCGATATTGTGGTTTTAACTGTTAAGCACTATCGAGCAGCAAAGCCATTTTTACAGAAAACAG AGAAGGAAGAAAAGTTAGACAATGCTAGTAATGGAGCTGCAGAAGATGGGTGGGTTTCGCCTAGTAAACTAGTTGCAAGCAGTCCAAAAGCTAGTGGTCACAGTAGACAAGGTTCAAATGCTTCAACAAGCTCTACCAAGCAGAAGAAGTGGGTGGACATAGTTACAg TGCCCCTGATGATGGCATATGTGACAAGATACATCTTTGGCACTGACAAATTGAGACGAAACGCTTTCGAAGTTAGAGGTTTAAATGGAGCACGAACTGGAGTGATACATTGCGACGACACCGCGATTCTCAGTCAATGGCTCAAATACATTGCCGACAATATCACAAGTTTGACTTATCTGCAG ATGAAGTTGTACAATCGAAACTTTGGCGTTGGCGAGAGAATCGAGTACATGGGCTGGGTAAACGAAGCCGTGAGCAACAGTAACCAACTGTGGCAAAGCTACAGACCAAGGTTCTTGGCGCTCAAGGGTCCAGATTTACTTCTGTTTGAAACGCCTCCC TGTAACATAGGCGACTGGTCACGCTGTGCCCTCACCTTCAAGGTCTACCAGACGCTGTTCCGCGTGATGCGCGAATCCGAGAACGTGGACGAGCGTCAGCACTGCTTCCTGGTCCAGAGTCCGGGCAAGCCGCCGCGCTACCTCAGCGTGGAAACGCGACAGGAGCTTCTGCGAATCGAGGCTGCCTGGCACACCGCTGTCTGCTCTGCCGTCACGCATCTCAAG AGTAAAACTTTTCCTATAACACTGAATGGAAGAGCTGCCGGTCTTACGTTAGATTGGACACAAGGATTTACTTTGACATTTGAAGGGACGACGGATCCTGTTTGGAGGTACAAATTTCATCAACTTCGAGGCTCTAGCGATGATGGGAAGAGCAAACTGAAACTACATTTTCAGGAACACGATAGCATCGCTATTGAAACTAAG GAATTGGAATGTTCACAACTACAGAATTTATTATTCTGCATATACGCATTTATCACAGCAAGAGTCGCCGCGGTGGATCCGACATTTTTAAGATCGGCGACCCCGTAA
- the LOC107981067 gene encoding solute carrier family 25 member 51, which produces MNWKKYEETFLCTTVDAATEAGKNFDTMNHQSVNVSTLLKLNTNDAREFLCGWGAAVINVTVTYPVNKVIFRQILEGVPATTAVQQLSQEGVKLLYRGILPPLCQKTVSLSLMFSLYEGCRQRLYVLTDHKTFAKVFAANFAGTCEAILMPLERVQTLLQDWRYHERFKNTPHAFSILLREYGISECYRGLVPIIYRNGLSNLMFFTLRDKSKDILGNDTSLLANFISGALIGGFTSTFFYPVNVIKVHMQSKIGGDFEKFTKCVRDVYISRDRSLKSFYKGVHLNFMRSFISWGVINASYDTLKGLLF; this is translated from the exons ATGAATTGGAAGAAATACGAAGAAACCTTCTTATGTACCACAGTTGATGCAGCTACAGAAGCTGGCAAAAATTTTGACACAATGAATCATCAAAGTGTTAATGTATcaactttattaaaactaaATACAAACGATGCTCGAGAATTTCTTTGTGGCTGGGGAGCTGCTGTGATCAATGTTACTGTTACTTATCCTgtaaataaagttattttcCGACAG ATTTTGGAGGGAGTACCTGCTACAACTGCAGTTCAGCAGTTATCACAAGAGGGAGTTAAACTACTATATCGAGGAATTTTACCTCCTTTGTGTCAAAAAACTGTGTCTTTAAGTTTAATGTTTAGCTTATATGAAGGCTGCAGACAGAGGCTATACGTATTGACTGATCACAAAACGTTTGCAAAAGTTTTTGCAGCTAATTTCGCAGGCACGTGTGAAGCAATTTTGATGCCTTTAGAGAGAGTTCAAACTTTGTTGCAAGACTGGAGATATCACGAACGTTTCAAGAACACACCCCACGCGTTTAGTATCCTCTTGCGAGAGTATGGAATTTCAGAATGTTACAGAGGTTTGGTGCCAATTATTTACAGAAATGGCTTATCAAATCTCATGTTTTTTACTTTAAGAGATAAGTCTAAAGATATACTCGGAAATGATACTTCTCTATTAGCAAATTTTATTAGTGGTGCATTGATCGGTGGTTTTAcaagtacatttttttatccaGTGAATGTTATAAAGGTTCACATGCAATCAAAAATCGGCGGTGACTTTGAGAAGTTCACAAAATGTGTTCGAGATGTATACATCTCTAGAGATAGaagtttaaaaagtttttataaagGTGTGCATTTGAACTTTATGCGATCATTTATTAGCTGGGGTGTCATCAATGCTTCCTATGATACTCTGAAAGGTCTATTATTTTAA
- the LOC100114316 gene encoding single-pass membrane and coiled-coil domain-containing protein 4 isoform X2 has protein sequence MRQLKGKTKETSKQKKERKKEFLENKQRVFTLVLPTVAAIFALIVAYVYVKTRPKAIDY, from the coding sequence ATGAGgcaattaaaaggaaaaacgaAAGAAACAAGCAAACAGAAGAAGGAGCGCAAAAAGGAATTTCTAGAAAATAAACAGAGAGTTTTCACTCTGGTTCTGCCAACAGTAGCTGCGATTTTCGCACTTATTGTAGCATATGTTTATGTGAAAACACGTCCAAAAGCTATCGACTACTGA
- the LOC100114316 gene encoding protein Mpv17 isoform X1, which yields MSYLFRSYQKLLTRHPLGMQSFQAGVLMGLGDQIAQNFIEKRPVKDLDFMRTAKFFTIGFVIAGPATRTWYGILDRHFGSKGATAVLKKVTCDQFLFAPTFIVVLLSAIGLSQGNDMKSIKLKLEDEYLEILKNNYKLWPMVQLVNFYLVPLHHQVLVVQSVAVLWNTYVSYRTNRGMLTENTQ from the exons ATGTCTTATCTCTTCCGATCTTATCAAAAACTGTTGACAAGACATCCTCTAGGAATGCAATCTTTTCAAGCTG GAGTTTTGATGGGATTAGGCGATCAAATTGCgcaaaattttatagaaaaaagaCCAGTGAAAGATTTAGATTTTATGAGAACTGCAAAATTTTTTACCATTGGCTTTGTCATAGCA GGGCCAGCAACTAGAACGTGGTATGGAATTTTAGACAGACATTTTGGATCAAAAGGAGCCACAGcagtattaaaaaaagtaacttGTGATCAATTTCTGTTTGCACCCACTTTCATTGTAGTTCTACTTAGTGCAATAGGATTATCACAAGGAAATGACATGAAAAGTATTAAGTTGAAGTTAGAGGATGAATATTTGgaaatcttgaaaaataactACAAG TTGTGGCCTATGGTACAGCTAGTTAATTTTTATCTTGTTCCATTACACCATCAAGTTTTAGTTGTTCAGTCAGTTGCAGTTCTTTGGAATACTTATGTATCATACAGAACCAACAGGGGAATGCTGACAGAGAATACTcaatag
- the LOC100121797 gene encoding glutamate--cysteine ligase catalytic subunit — translation MGLLSEGSPLNWEETRKLADHVRKHGAIQFINLYKRLRDKQGDVLKWGDEVEYILVKFNDAEKTAKVSLRAEKYLAELQEKEHNDPDNVKSLWRPEYGAYMIEGTPGKPYGGLLAHFNVVEANMQYRRQEASKLLEPGEALMSLTNFPRLGAPDFTDPPAVPTPQSGASRSLFFPDEAIFSGHPRFKTLTRNIRSRRGEKVAINLPIYKDKNVKLPFKENLAELGDDGSSEKAAKENHVYMDAMGFGMGCCCLQLTFQACNIEEARTLYDQLTPLCPIMLALTAASPFYRGYVTDVDCRWNVISCSVDCRTEEERGLKPLKENKFKISKSRYDSIDSYLSEQGDRYNDVPLTYDKDIYKQLLDNGIDKLLAQHIAHLFIRDTVSLFSEKVHQNDLEDTDHFENIQSTNWQTMRFKPPPSNSSIGWRVEFRPCEVQITDFENAAIVCFVVLLTRVILSYKLNLLIPISKVDENMARAQKRDAVKTEKFWFRRDITCNTQQGDIKDEYTEYTIDEIVNGKEGTFPGLIPLVNSYLSSMDADADTHCTIQRYIKLIQRRASGELLTTAKWLRQEVLTHPEYKQDSRISQRINYDLLKKIHDIEANKVPCPELLGPCIISKTSETVPAAMAKAENCPIPD, via the exons ATGGGTCTGCTTTCGGAGGGAAGTCCACTGAACTGGGAGGAGACAAGAAAGCTCGCCGATCATGTGAGGAAACACGGAGCCATACAGTTTATTAACCTGTACAAGAGGCTCCGGGACAAGCAGGGCGACGTACTCAAATGGGGAGACGAG GTTGAATATATATTGGTGAAGTTTAATGATGCAGAGAAAACTGCAAAAGTGTCACTAAGAGCAGAAAAATATTTAGCCGAATTGCAAGAAAAAGAGCACAATGATCCTGA CAATGTTAAATCACTTTGGCGTCCTGAATATGGAGCTTACATGATTGAAGGAACTCCAGGCAAACCCTATGGAGGATTACTGGCACATTTTAATGTAGTTGAAGCCAATATGCAGTATAGAAGACAAGAAGCCTCCAAGTTATTGGAGCCTGGAGAAGCTCTAATGTCATTAACCAATTTTCCAAG ATTAGGAGCACCAGACTTTACTGATCCCCCAGCTGTTCCTACTCCACAATCTGGAGCATCAAGAAGCTTATTCTTTCCAGATGAGGCTATTTTTTCTGGCCATCCAAGGTTCAAAACATTAACAAGAAATATTAGAAGCagaagaggagaaaaagtAGCTATTAATCTACCAA TATACAAAGATAAAAATGTGAAGTTGccatttaaagaaaatttggCTGAATTGGGAGATGATGGCTCCAGTGAAAAAGCAGCCAAGGAAAATCACGTGTACATGGACGCTATGGGATTTGGAATGGGCTGTTGTTGCTTACAACTAACGTTTCAAGCATGTAATATTGAAGAAGCAAGAACTTTGTATGACCAGCTAACTCCACTTTGTCCAATAATG CTGGCTCTTACTGCTGCCAGTCCATTTTACCGAGGCTATGTGACGGACGTCGACTGTCGCTGGAATGTCATCTCGTGTTCCGTTGACTGTAGAACTGAGGAGGAGCGGGGATTAAAGCcgttgaaagaaaataaattcaagatcAGCAAATCCAGATATGACTCTATTGATTCCTATCTAAGCGAGCAAGGCGATAGGTACAACGACGTGCCTTTGACGTACGACaaagatatttataaacaacTCTTGGACAATGGAATTGACAAGCTACTTGCACAACATATTGCCCATCTATTCATCAGAGATACagtttctttattttcggaAAAGGTTCATCAAAACGATCTTGAAGATACTGATCACTTTgag AATATTCAATCTACAAATTGGCAAACAATGAGATTCAAACCACCACCATCCAATTCATCTATTGGATGGAGAGTTGAATTCAGACCTTGTGAAGTACAAATAACTGACTTTGAGAATGCAGCCATTGTCTGTTTTGTGGTTTTGTTAACGCGAGTTATCTTAAGTTATAAACTTAATCTTTTAATACCAATTAGCAAAGTAGACGAAAATATGGCCAGAGCACAAAAGAGAGATGCTGTAAAAACAGAGAAATTTTGGTTTAGGCGCGATATTACGTGTAATACGCAACAAGGAGATATTAAAGATGAATATACTGAATACACGATAGACGAAATCGTTAACGGAAAG GAAGGCACATTTCCCGGATTAATTCCGTTGGTTAACTCTTATCTTTCAAGTATGGATGCAGATGCTGATACTCACTGTACTATACAAAGATATATTAAACTCATTCAGAGACGTGCGTCCGGCGAGCTTCTAACCACCGCTAAATGGTTAAGACAGGAAGTTCTCACACATCCTGAATACAA ACAAGACTCGAGAATATCACAACGAATAAATTATgacttgttaaaaaaaattcacgatATTGAAGCAAACAAGGTACCGTGTCCCGAGTTGCTTGGACCCTGTATAATTTCCAAAACTTCAGAAACTGTTCCAGCTGCCATGGCAAAGGCTGAAAATTGTCCCATCCCAGattga
- the LOC100114285 gene encoding 60S acidic ribosomal protein P0, which yields MGREDKASWKAGYFSKLIQLLDDYPKCFIVGADNVGSKQMQQIRMSLRGTAVVLMGKNTMMRKAIKGHIERNAALEKLLPHIRGNVGFVFTRGDLVEVRDKLLENKVRAPARAGAIAPLSVIIPAQNTGLGPEKTSFFQALSIPTKISKGTIEIINDVHILKPGDKVGASEATLLNMLNISPFSYGLIVEQVYDSGTIFAPEILDIKPEDLREKFMAGVANLASVCLAIGYPTVASAPHSIAYGFKNLLAIAAVTEVEFAEAATIKEYIKDPSKFAAAAAAAAPAAAAAAPAAEKKEEKKEESEDEDEDMGFGLFD from the exons ATGGGTAGGGAGGACAAGGCATCCTGGAAGGCGGGTTACTTCAGCAAACTCATT CAACTTTTAGATGACTATCCGAAATGCTTTATTGTGGGCGCGGACAATGTCGGATCAAAGCAGATGCAACAGATCCGTATGTCTCTGCGAGGCACTGCTGTGGTTCTCATGGGTAAGAACACCATGATGAGAAAAGCCATCAAGGGGCATATCGAACGTAATGCTGCTTTGGAGAAGCTGTTACCACATATCCGTGGTAACGTTGGTTTTGTCTTCACACGGGGAGATCTCGTTGAAGTCAGGGACAAGCTTCTGGAGAACAAAGTTCGTGCTCCTGCCAGAGCTGGTGCAATTGCCCCATTGAGTGTCATCATCCCAGCCCAGAACACCGGTTTGGGTCCTGAGAAAACTTCCTTCTTCCAGGCTCTGAGTATCCCAACCAAGATTTCCAAGGGTACTATTGAAATCATC aacgATGTCCACATCTTGAAACCAGGTGACAAAGTTGGAGCTTCAGAAGCAACTCTTCTGAACATGTTGAACATCTCTCCGTTCTCATACGGTTTGATCGTTGAACAAGTCTACGATTCTGGCACCATCTTTGCTCCTGAAATTCTGGACATCAAACCAGAAGACCTTCGCGAGAAGTTCATGGCTGGAGTCGCCAACCTGGCTTCCGTCTGTTTGGCTATTGGCTACCCAACTGTTGCCAGTGCTCCTCACAGCATTGCTTACGGATTCAAGAATCTGTTGGCTATCGCTGCCGTCACCGAGGTTGAGTTCGCTGAAGCGGCCACCATTAAGGAGTACATCAAG GACCCCAGTAagttcgctgctgctgctgccgctgccgctcccgctgctgctgctgctgccccaGCTGCCGAGAAGaaggaagagaagaaagaggaaTCCGAGGACGAGGATGAGGACATGGGCTTCGGTCTTTTCGACTAA